In Pedobacter sp. WC2423, the following are encoded in one genomic region:
- a CDS encoding helix-turn-helix domain-containing protein, with translation MIETQIVSKKIQYLRRQKGWNQGFLAEKLKLSVPAISKIETGMTDINITRLIQISEIFGVSLVELLSPDEKYMPSAAYQEAGAIRAKLMLREDEINQLQKKIIDLYEICKGY, from the coding sequence ATGATAGAGACGCAGATTGTCAGCAAAAAAATTCAATACCTCCGGCGGCAGAAGGGCTGGAACCAGGGTTTCCTGGCAGAGAAACTTAAACTTTCGGTTCCTGCAATTTCTAAAATTGAAACCGGCATGACTGATATTAATATAACCCGGTTGATACAGATCTCCGAAATATTTGGTGTCAGCCTGGTGGAACTCCTTTCCCCGGATGAAAAGTATATGCCTTCGGCAGCATATCAGGAAGCAGGTGCAATAAGAGCAAAACTTATGCTGAGAGAGGATGAAATTAATCAGCTGCAAAAAAAGATAATTGATCTTTATGAAATTTGCAAAGGATATTAA
- a CDS encoding RagB/SusD family nutrient uptake outer membrane protein — translation MTNSYKTIVAMALMVSATACKKDLTLPPYSGIVNETVVSTLEGLQSATIGTYNYIKDPYYVRNYHIFAEYASDNVSLSGTTTDPLFYAYNYQHQKNQGNAENFWRKGYQAIFGTNVVIEKVVESEDPVRNQLLGENYFLRAMIHFDLVKFFGRPYTDNNGESLGVMLKTNTDVKELPARSRVKDVYALVVSDLLKSIKLMNSTKNNNFASKEVAIALLSRVYLYMGDYKNAFDYADQVIKSGRYSLLPSAGYSKYFTGVPEGNPETIFAIRHVLKDDRLDDAIGSMYWGGAIGYGEMYASQSYRDLVHKFPEDLRNSFVVPQYEKNADGTVKKDAQGNPVLQKRNGYPKYFINKYSFQEGYETLSSPVVLRLAEMYLTRAECAFQLGRPNDALVDVNLIRSRAGLSGNALFSSGNMMGYTNVLDVILDERRLEFAFESQRKFDVFRNKRTLNRDYPGTHLASGQTTQQIPYTDPRVIFFIPENDIVLNPNLVQNP, via the coding sequence ATGACTAACAGCTATAAAACAATCGTAGCTATGGCACTTATGGTGTCAGCTACAGCCTGTAAAAAAGACCTGACTCTTCCACCTTACAGTGGTATTGTCAATGAAACTGTGGTAAGTACCCTCGAAGGACTTCAATCTGCTACTATTGGAACTTACAATTACATCAAGGATCCTTATTATGTGCGTAATTACCACATATTTGCTGAGTATGCAAGTGATAACGTTTCCTTAAGCGGTACAACGACTGATCCATTATTTTATGCTTACAATTATCAGCATCAAAAAAATCAGGGCAATGCAGAGAACTTCTGGCGCAAAGGTTATCAGGCCATTTTCGGTACCAATGTGGTTATTGAAAAAGTAGTGGAAAGTGAAGATCCTGTAAGAAACCAGCTGCTTGGAGAAAACTATTTTTTAAGAGCAATGATTCACTTTGATCTGGTTAAGTTCTTCGGACGACCTTATACGGACAACAACGGTGAGTCTTTAGGTGTGATGCTTAAAACAAATACTGATGTAAAAGAATTACCCGCCAGATCCAGGGTAAAAGATGTTTATGCTTTAGTAGTGAGTGATTTATTAAAATCGATCAAACTAATGAACAGTACAAAAAACAATAATTTCGCTTCTAAAGAAGTGGCCATCGCATTATTGAGCAGAGTTTACCTGTATATGGGAGATTATAAAAATGCTTTTGATTATGCAGACCAGGTAATTAAAAGCGGGCGTTATTCTCTATTGCCATCTGCTGGGTATTCAAAATATTTTACGGGTGTTCCTGAAGGAAATCCCGAAACTATTTTTGCCATCAGACATGTACTTAAAGATGACCGGCTGGATGATGCTATTGGTTCTATGTACTGGGGCGGAGCTATTGGTTATGGAGAAATGTATGCTTCCCAATCTTACAGAGACTTAGTTCATAAATTCCCTGAAGATTTGCGCAATTCATTCGTCGTTCCGCAATATGAAAAAAATGCCGATGGAACTGTTAAGAAAGATGCACAGGGAAATCCGGTTCTTCAAAAAAGAAATGGCTATCCTAAATACTTCATTAATAAGTATTCATTTCAAGAAGGTTATGAAACGTTAAGCTCCCCTGTTGTTTTGAGGTTAGCGGAGATGTATTTAACAAGAGCAGAATGTGCTTTCCAGTTAGGAAGGCCAAATGATGCACTGGTGGATGTCAATTTAATCAGAAGCCGGGCCGGATTAAGTGGAAATGCTTTATTTTCTTCAGGTAATATGATGGGATATACCAATGTACTGGATGTAATACTGGATGAAAGAAGATTGGAATTCGCATTTGAATCTCAGCGTAAGTTTGATGTTTTCAGAAATAAAAGAACATTAAACAGAGATTATCCGGGCACGCACCTTGCTTCCGGACAAACTACACAGCAAATTCCTTATACAGATCCGCGTGTGATCTTTTTCATTCCTGAAAATGATATTGTTCTGAATCCGAACCTGGTTCAAAATCCTTAA
- a CDS encoding winged helix-turn-helix transcriptional regulator has product MTKIKESSSINLNKELAALTCPVTYVMNKIGGHWKPIIIYQLRAQSKRYSELRKAIPIITEKMLIQSLKQLEADNLVIRKAEPVVPPFVTYTLSPSGKELVPLMNLMAEWAIQDSGRTVV; this is encoded by the coding sequence ATGACCAAAATTAAAGAAAGTTCAAGTATTAACCTGAATAAAGAATTAGCCGCACTGACCTGTCCGGTAACCTATGTGATGAATAAAATTGGTGGTCACTGGAAACCGATTATTATTTATCAGCTCAGAGCACAGTCTAAACGTTACAGTGAATTAAGAAAAGCAATCCCTATCATTACTGAAAAGATGCTGATTCAGAGTTTAAAACAACTGGAAGCTGATAACCTCGTGATCAGGAAAGCCGAACCGGTAGTCCCTCCTTTTGTTACTTATACTTTGAGTCCTTCAGGTAAAGAATTAGTCCCTTTAATGAATTTGATGGCCGAATGGGCTATTCAGGACAGCGGCAGAACAGTAGTTTAA
- a CDS encoding HPP family protein, which yields MKHKIRRHVRKAKYIFYKETLIDFREHLWTFIGAFLGIAIIGFINSKYFTAYENLFMIGSFGASSVLIYGIINSPLAQPRNLIGGHVLSAIAGVTMHKLIPGEVWLSSALAVSLSIVVMQITKTLHPPGGATALIATTGTAKINALGYFYVLSPIFTGVLILFIVAVICNNATPHRSYPANKNWYKFWRGKHRNPKAL from the coding sequence ATGAAACATAAAATAAGAAGGCACGTCAGGAAAGCGAAATATATCTTTTATAAAGAAACACTAATCGATTTCAGAGAGCACCTATGGACTTTTATAGGGGCATTTTTGGGCATAGCAATTATTGGATTCATCAACAGTAAATACTTCACTGCCTACGAGAACCTTTTTATGATCGGTTCTTTTGGTGCTTCCTCTGTACTGATTTACGGGATCATTAACAGTCCTTTGGCGCAGCCACGCAACTTAATTGGCGGGCATGTACTCAGTGCAATTGCAGGCGTGACCATGCATAAGCTGATTCCCGGAGAAGTCTGGTTAAGTTCTGCCCTGGCGGTTTCACTCTCTATTGTCGTGATGCAGATCACTAAAACCCTTCATCCTCCGGGCGGGGCAACGGCACTGATTGCGACTACCGGAACAGCTAAAATTAATGCGCTAGGTTATTTCTACGTACTGAGCCCGATATTTACAGGAGTACTGATCCTGTTTATTGTTGCTGTTATTTGTAACAATGCGACTCCTCACCGCAGTTATCCAGCCAATAAAAACTGGTATAAATTCTGGAGAGGGAAACACCGGAACCCAAAGGCATTATAA
- a CDS encoding NAD(P)H-binding protein — MKITITGSLGNISKPLAGILVSAGHQVTVISSNADKIKAIEDLGAAAAIGSVDDTDFLTRAFTGADAIYTMCPTNYAATDFRSFMNTVGQNYAAAIRASGVTQVVNLSSIGAHLSAGTGPIKGLHDIEQIFNDLEGVSVKHMRPAYFYVNLYGSADMIRHAGIIGGNYGEATELVMVHPKDIALAVAEEIQQLFTGKSIRYVTSDVRTPAAVAKILGTAIGKPDLKWVEFTDEQAYDGMIQAGLPVELARNYVEMGNAINSGVLWEDFKVNQPEFSAIKLEDFAKEFAAAF; from the coding sequence ATGAAAATTACAATAACAGGTTCTTTAGGAAATATAAGCAAACCCTTAGCAGGAATATTGGTTAGTGCTGGTCACCAGGTAACTGTAATCAGCAGCAATGCAGATAAGATAAAAGCAATTGAAGATCTGGGCGCTGCAGCGGCTATCGGATCAGTAGATGATACCGATTTTTTAACCAGGGCTTTTACAGGTGCAGATGCAATTTATACCATGTGCCCGACAAATTATGCAGCAACTGATTTCAGAAGCTTCATGAATACAGTTGGTCAGAATTATGCCGCAGCAATCCGTGCATCCGGAGTGACGCAAGTGGTCAATCTTAGTAGTATCGGTGCGCATTTATCAGCAGGAACAGGCCCGATCAAAGGTTTGCATGATATAGAGCAAATATTTAATGACCTGGAAGGTGTTTCAGTCAAACATATGCGTCCTGCTTATTTTTATGTCAACTTATATGGCAGTGCCGATATGATCAGACATGCAGGTATTATTGGAGGTAATTATGGAGAAGCTACTGAATTAGTGATGGTTCATCCAAAAGATATTGCACTGGCCGTAGCAGAAGAAATACAGCAGCTATTTACAGGCAAAAGTATTCGTTATGTAACCAGTGATGTGCGTACACCAGCAGCAGTAGCAAAGATATTAGGTACAGCAATAGGAAAACCTGATTTAAAATGGGTTGAATTTACAGATGAACAAGCTTATGATGGAATGATCCAGGCTGGTTTACCTGTAGAATTGGCCAGGAATTATGTAGAAATGGGAAATGCCATCAATAGCGGTGTTTTATGGGAAGATTTTAAGGTGAATCAACCTGAATTCTCAGCCATCAAACTGGAAGACTTTGCCAAAGAGTTTGCGGCAGCTTTCTAA
- a CDS encoding carboxymuconolactone decarboxylase family protein: MSNRSKINEVQPAGYRAILALEKYMESTSLTAIHRELIKIRASQINGCAFCIDMHTQDARKAGETEQRIYALSAWRDTPFFDEKERALLALTEEVTLISNHVSDETYKNAASVFDPVYLADIILAIITINAWNRIAITTGLEPTLRS; this comes from the coding sequence ATGAGCAACAGAAGTAAAATCAACGAAGTACAACCAGCAGGATATCGTGCCATACTGGCCCTTGAAAAATACATGGAAAGCACAAGCCTGACCGCTATTCACAGAGAGCTGATCAAAATCAGAGCTTCTCAAATTAACGGATGTGCTTTTTGCATAGACATGCATACGCAGGATGCACGTAAAGCAGGGGAGACAGAACAACGGATTTATGCACTTTCGGCATGGCGCGATACTCCATTTTTTGATGAAAAGGAGCGTGCTTTATTAGCATTGACCGAAGAAGTGACTTTAATTAGTAACCACGTATCTGATGAAACCTATAAAAATGCAGCAAGTGTTTTTGATCCTGTGTACCTGGCTGACATCATCCTGGCTATCATTACGATTAATGCATGGAACAGAATCGCGATTACAACCGGATTAGAACCCACATTGCGGTCTTAA
- a CDS encoding Gfo/Idh/MocA family protein, giving the protein MNRREFVTSTTLTAAALTILPEKSLFANYAGEKVKIAMIGVGLRGQNHLALLLKREDVDVVAICDVDSRMLDMAKAMITKSGKPMPKIFTGDNNAWKKMLQLKDLKSVLIATPWEWHKSMIIGSMETGIKYVATEVMLGITLQDHWDVVHAAEKHDAQVMMLENVCYRRDVLAVLNMVRQGVFGEIIHLQGGYQHDLREVKFNDGIKPYGGGVEFNEKGFSEARWRTNHSVHRNGDLYPTHGIGPVAQCININRGNKFLKLNSFATKSRGLHKYVVDKGGESHPNAKVNFRLGDIVTTTIDCANGETIILQHDTNSPRPYSLGFRVQGTNGLWMDINESVYVEGVSKPHQWDSAKEWLEKYDHPLWKKYGNDAKGAGHGGMDFFVLHAFIESVKRGIPTPLDVYDAAAWSAITPLSEQSIELGNETIDFPDFTAGQWMTRKPVFALNDDY; this is encoded by the coding sequence ATGAACAGACGAGAATTTGTAACCTCAACAACGCTTACTGCTGCTGCACTAACGATCCTGCCGGAAAAATCACTTTTTGCCAACTATGCAGGAGAGAAAGTTAAAATTGCAATGATAGGTGTCGGTCTGCGCGGGCAAAATCACCTTGCTTTACTTTTAAAAAGGGAGGACGTTGATGTAGTTGCTATCTGTGATGTGGATTCAAGAATGCTGGATATGGCAAAAGCGATGATCACCAAAAGCGGAAAGCCAATGCCTAAGATCTTCACCGGTGATAACAATGCCTGGAAAAAAATGCTTCAGCTAAAGGATTTAAAATCCGTGTTAATTGCTACGCCGTGGGAATGGCATAAGTCAATGATTATCGGATCTATGGAAACAGGTATAAAATATGTAGCAACCGAAGTGATGCTGGGGATTACCCTGCAAGACCATTGGGATGTTGTGCATGCTGCTGAAAAACATGATGCACAGGTAATGATGCTGGAGAATGTTTGTTACAGAAGAGATGTCCTTGCAGTTTTAAATATGGTGAGACAAGGTGTTTTTGGCGAGATCATTCACTTACAAGGTGGCTATCAGCACGATTTGAGAGAAGTGAAATTTAACGACGGAATCAAACCTTATGGCGGTGGCGTTGAGTTTAATGAAAAAGGGTTCTCAGAAGCCAGGTGGAGAACAAATCACTCCGTACACCGTAATGGAGATTTATATCCAACACATGGTATTGGCCCGGTTGCACAATGTATCAATATCAACAGAGGAAATAAATTTCTTAAATTAAATTCATTTGCAACAAAATCCAGAGGTCTGCATAAATATGTGGTAGATAAAGGGGGAGAAAGTCACCCGAATGCAAAAGTCAATTTCAGACTGGGTGATATTGTCACCACAACGATTGATTGTGCAAATGGAGAGACAATTATTCTTCAGCACGATACGAATTCTCCAAGACCTTATTCATTAGGTTTCCGCGTACAGGGAACGAATGGTTTATGGATGGACATTAACGAAAGTGTATATGTTGAAGGCGTAAGCAAGCCACACCAGTGGGACAGTGCAAAAGAATGGTTAGAAAAATATGATCACCCACTTTGGAAAAAATACGGTAATGATGCAAAAGGAGCGGGGCATGGTGGAATGGATTTCTTTGTTTTACATGCCTTTATTGAATCTGTTAAACGTGGAATACCTACACCATTAGACGTTTATGATGCTGCAGCATGGAGTGCAATTACTCCTTTAAGTGAACAGTCTATTGAATTAGGGAATGAAACTATTGATTTTCCTGATTTTACCGCAGGTCAATGGATGACTAGAAAACCAGTTTTCGCTTTAAATGACGATTACTAA
- a CDS encoding Crp/Fnr family transcriptional regulator, with protein sequence MYQELLDHIKKYVQLSPRQQQQFCEKLELKKLKKKEFLLEPGKLCKGNYFIIKGCVRQFLINQKLNEQIIHFGIENWWIADQDSLLNNQPSACYIQAIEETELLLLQEKDRISLFKEIPFLETYFRIMMQKSFVAAQRRIGFIFNQTEEERYRHFSKLYPGFVQRVPQYMLASYLGFTPQFLSRLRAKKEW encoded by the coding sequence ATGTATCAGGAGCTTTTAGACCATATCAAAAAGTACGTACAGTTAAGTCCCCGGCAGCAGCAGCAATTTTGTGAAAAGCTGGAACTCAAAAAACTGAAGAAAAAAGAGTTTTTACTTGAACCTGGCAAACTGTGTAAAGGGAATTATTTTATCATTAAAGGATGCGTGCGTCAATTTCTGATCAATCAGAAACTCAATGAACAAATTATCCATTTTGGTATTGAAAACTGGTGGATTGCAGATCAGGACAGTTTGCTGAACAATCAGCCCTCTGCTTGTTATATTCAGGCTATAGAAGAAACTGAATTGCTCTTGCTGCAGGAGAAAGACCGGATCAGTCTGTTTAAAGAGATCCCGTTTTTAGAAACCTATTTCAGGATCATGATGCAGAAATCATTTGTTGCCGCTCAGCGCAGAATAGGCTTCATTTTTAATCAGACTGAAGAAGAGCGTTACCGGCATTTTTCTAAACTCTATCCTGGTTTCGTTCAGCGGGTCCCTCAATACATGCTGGCTTCCTATCTTGGCTTTACTCCACAATTTTTAAGCCGCCTGCGCGCTAAAAAGGAATGGTAA
- a CDS encoding voltage-gated chloride channel family protein yields MKTLNHLIRWTLLILPVAITIGTVVAFFLWLLSAVIQLRFEHKWLLFLLPVAGVVIHLIYQSAGKSSERGNNLIMDEIHKPGGGVPWPMAPVILTTTIITHLFGGSAGREGTAVQIGGSIAAVFGKWFKLNEQETKMVLTAGIAAGFGAVFGTPVTGAIFALEVLTLGRIKYDALFPALIASIIADLTVSAWQIHHTAYHIAVLPQTAYFLSDYLPIDLFLLSKVIVASIAFGLASYLFSFTVHGVKRVFSRFFTISWFIPIAGGLLLIGLTYLIGKPDYLSLGVDAEYPGAITIPSAFIQGGADTWSWLWKTVYTTLTLGTGFKGGEVTPLFYIGATLGNTLSGLLHAPVSLFAALGFIAVFAGATNTPLACTMMGIELFGSEYALFFAVACFTAYFFSGHAGIYSAQRTGITEIRDDFHSNESVNKPKDSYLAQKMSRYKIRLKQINTHKS; encoded by the coding sequence ATGAAAACTTTGAACCATCTGATCCGCTGGACACTTTTAATTCTTCCTGTTGCCATTACTATTGGTACTGTAGTCGCTTTTTTTCTCTGGTTACTTTCTGCTGTAATACAGCTGCGATTTGAGCATAAATGGCTGCTGTTTTTATTGCCGGTAGCAGGCGTTGTGATCCATCTGATTTATCAGTCTGCCGGTAAATCTTCTGAAAGAGGAAATAACCTGATTATGGATGAAATTCATAAACCCGGCGGTGGTGTGCCCTGGCCTATGGCCCCGGTTATTTTAACCACAACAATTATTACCCATCTTTTTGGCGGTTCAGCTGGAAGAGAAGGTACAGCAGTACAAATTGGAGGGAGTATTGCTGCGGTTTTCGGGAAATGGTTTAAACTGAATGAGCAGGAGACCAAAATGGTCTTAACTGCCGGGATTGCTGCCGGATTCGGAGCAGTCTTTGGAACTCCGGTTACCGGGGCAATTTTTGCTTTGGAAGTACTGACTTTGGGAAGAATTAAATATGATGCGTTGTTTCCGGCATTGATTGCCAGCATAATTGCAGACCTTACTGTTTCTGCCTGGCAGATTCATCACACTGCCTACCATATTGCAGTTTTACCTCAAACCGCTTACTTTTTATCTGATTATCTGCCCATTGATCTTTTCCTGCTGAGTAAGGTTATTGTGGCATCAATTGCATTCGGGCTGGCCAGTTACTTGTTCTCTTTTACTGTTCACGGAGTTAAACGGGTCTTTTCCAGATTTTTTACTATAAGCTGGTTTATTCCGATAGCGGGCGGCCTCCTGCTTATTGGCCTGACTTACCTGATCGGTAAACCTGATTACCTAAGTTTGGGGGTGGATGCTGAATACCCTGGAGCAATCACTATTCCCTCTGCATTTATTCAGGGTGGCGCTGATACCTGGAGCTGGCTTTGGAAAACAGTTTATACAACTTTGACTTTGGGAACTGGATTTAAAGGGGGGGAGGTTACCCCTTTATTTTATATCGGTGCAACACTGGGGAATACACTTTCAGGATTGCTGCATGCTCCGGTCAGTTTATTTGCGGCCCTTGGCTTTATTGCTGTTTTTGCAGGAGCTACGAATACTCCGCTAGCCTGTACCATGATGGGAATTGAATTATTTGGTAGTGAGTATGCCCTGTTTTTTGCGGTCGCTTGTTTTACGGCTTACTTCTTTAGCGGTCATGCTGGAATTTACAGCGCACAACGAACTGGTATCACTGAAATAAGGGATGATTTCCATTCTAATGAATCAGTAAACAAGCCGAAAGATAGTTATCTGGCCCAAAAAATGTCGAGGTATAAAATACGCCTGAAACAAATTAACACCCATAAATCTTAA
- a CDS encoding SusC/RagA family TonB-linked outer membrane protein, which yields MTKLYKPINPGLNRVFPPSAKLKQFTLNQLTKTITILALTLSSAIASAQTPVTGKVTDEQGLPMPGVSVKVKKTTNGTITDGNGQFALKVAAGITLEFTYIGYQQQEVAVAGKSVINVSLKPDAKQMDEVVVVGYTTKSKSQIVSSVSTVSAKQLLDVTSNSASSLLQGKAAGVAVSSSSGQPGTTPGIRIRGTGTFSANMEPLTVVDGVIGGTANPRDIESITVLKDAGATGLYGSRAANGVIVITTKQGKSGKTSINYSGSYGINNASQGNFQLMNGQQLLDYSTYLYTNDYNAKRASFIRQLQATTPNPTPQQINAYLTLKALPLTNAEYLSGFLPSAPGNTDWRKEDFKQAYTNSQNINLSGGDEKTHFYVGADYYDEKGTLVNTGYNNINFRVNLDHKINDRFKITTRVNAGFSKRTDDRTGALYQAYTNLPWDSPYHADGSPRYIDNESQWYGRDKTNFVYLNDYNVDNERGQTLAGDLKLEYKITGWLNFATSNRYTTTNTRREILNDARTPTGKANSGELRNLYDYSNSVLTSNLFNASHSFGKHNLSGIAGFEYQQNYVDNIDGTGYGIQPGLEILNSTATAYLLKGGKSKSRFISELFMGDYNYDNRYFGTVSMRNDGSSKFGANHKFGLFYSVAGGWLISNEKFFKSSVITNLKLRGSYGVTGNTPTGDYSSLPLYSFDVQYANIPGGYPSAIANPDLTWETPTTINAGINIGFWNRIELNVDVYQRTNKDLIIAVPLSAASGFYSYLQNIGSVQNKGIDIELSTQNFTGAFKWNTSFNIGFNKNRVTNLYLDQPVARFANQNIAVGRDMNSWYTREWAGVDPANGDPLWYMTKADGTTTTTNNYNAAERRYAGTSSPKFTGGMGNEFTYKNFSLNTFFNFVYGSKIYNSNREVFDADGAYPQYNSMILKDGWNRWENPGDVATHPKAVVNGNKLSNKPSSRYLEDGSYLRLRNITLGYSFSDAITKRLKISNLRVYASADNLVTFTKFSGMDPEVADLDPSTIFSTPNTSGVSGTKYPISKKILFGVNIGF from the coding sequence ATGACAAAACTCTACAAACCGATTAATCCGGGTTTAAACCGGGTTTTTCCACCATCTGCGAAACTTAAGCAGTTTACGCTAAATCAATTAACTAAAACAATTACTATTTTAGCACTTACTTTAAGTTCGGCTATTGCGTCCGCTCAAACGCCGGTTACCGGAAAAGTTACAGATGAACAAGGGCTTCCAATGCCTGGTGTTTCCGTAAAAGTCAAAAAAACGACAAATGGTACAATTACCGATGGTAATGGTCAATTTGCATTAAAAGTTGCTGCCGGTATAACTTTAGAATTCACTTATATCGGTTACCAGCAACAAGAGGTTGCTGTAGCTGGAAAAAGTGTGATCAATGTAAGCCTTAAACCAGATGCAAAGCAGATGGATGAGGTTGTAGTAGTAGGTTATACCACCAAAAGCAAGTCACAAATTGTGAGTTCTGTTTCTACAGTATCTGCGAAACAGCTTTTAGATGTAACCAGTAATAGTGCCTCTTCTTTATTACAGGGAAAGGCAGCAGGTGTAGCGGTTTCCTCTTCTTCAGGGCAACCGGGAACAACACCTGGTATACGCATCAGAGGTACCGGTACTTTTAGTGCAAATATGGAGCCGCTTACGGTTGTAGATGGTGTAATTGGTGGTACTGCCAATCCAAGAGATATTGAATCAATTACCGTCTTAAAAGACGCTGGTGCAACAGGCTTGTATGGTTCACGGGCAGCGAATGGCGTCATTGTAATCACTACCAAACAAGGTAAAAGTGGTAAAACCAGTATAAATTACAGCGGATCTTATGGAATTAACAATGCATCCCAGGGTAATTTTCAATTGATGAATGGACAGCAATTGCTGGATTACAGTACCTATTTGTATACGAATGATTATAACGCAAAAAGAGCCAGCTTCATCAGGCAACTTCAGGCGACTACGCCTAACCCTACACCACAACAGATTAATGCTTACCTGACTTTAAAAGCACTTCCGTTAACCAATGCTGAATATTTATCAGGCTTTCTCCCTTCAGCTCCCGGAAATACAGACTGGAGAAAAGAGGATTTTAAACAAGCTTATACAAACAGTCAGAATATCAACCTATCGGGTGGTGACGAAAAGACTCACTTTTATGTAGGTGCTGATTATTATGATGAAAAAGGCACACTCGTAAATACAGGTTATAATAATATCAATTTCAGGGTTAACCTGGACCACAAAATTAATGACCGTTTCAAAATTACAACCCGGGTTAATGCAGGTTTCAGTAAAAGAACAGATGACCGCACAGGGGCACTTTACCAGGCTTATACCAATTTACCATGGGATAGCCCTTACCATGCCGATGGAAGCCCCCGATATATAGACAATGAGAGTCAATGGTATGGAAGAGATAAAACCAATTTCGTTTACCTGAATGATTATAATGTTGATAATGAGCGAGGTCAGACCCTGGCAGGAGATTTAAAATTAGAGTACAAGATCACCGGTTGGTTAAATTTCGCTACATCAAATAGATATACAACCACAAATACCAGAAGAGAAATTCTGAATGATGCCCGCACTCCTACTGGAAAAGCCAATTCAGGAGAGCTTAGAAATTTATACGATTATTCAAACAGCGTGCTTACTTCCAACTTATTTAATGCCTCACATAGTTTTGGAAAACACAATTTATCCGGAATAGCTGGTTTTGAATATCAGCAAAATTATGTGGACAATATTGATGGAACTGGTTATGGTATTCAACCCGGTTTAGAAATACTGAATTCAACTGCTACTGCCTATTTATTAAAAGGCGGAAAATCAAAAAGCCGTTTTATTTCGGAACTTTTCATGGGTGACTACAATTATGACAACCGATATTTCGGAACTGTTTCTATGCGTAATGACGGTTCTTCTAAATTCGGGGCAAATCACAAGTTTGGTCTATTTTATTCTGTTGCGGGCGGATGGCTGATCTCTAATGAAAAATTCTTTAAATCCAGTGTGATTACCAATCTGAAATTACGGGGTAGTTACGGAGTTACTGGTAATACTCCAACAGGAGACTATAGTTCATTACCATTATATAGTTTTGATGTACAGTATGCAAATATCCCTGGTGGTTACCCATCGGCAATTGCCAATCCTGATTTAACCTGGGAGACACCGACCACCATCAATGCCGGGATTAATATCGGTTTCTGGAACAGAATTGAATTAAACGTTGACGTATATCAGCGTACCAATAAGGATCTTATCATTGCAGTACCACTTTCTGCGGCCTCTGGTTTTTATAGTTATTTACAAAATATAGGCTCCGTACAGAATAAAGGAATTGATATTGAATTAAGTACTCAAAACTTTACGGGTGCTTTTAAATGGAATACCAGTTTTAATATTGGTTTTAACAAAAACAGGGTAACCAATCTCTACCTGGATCAGCCTGTGGCCAGATTTGCCAATCAGAATATTGCAGTGGGCCGTGATATGAATTCATGGTACACCAGAGAATGGGCAGGCGTAGATCCGGCTAATGGAGATCCGCTATGGTATATGACCAAAGCAGATGGTACAACAACTACAACTAACAATTATAATGCTGCTGAAAGAAGATATGCTGGAACTTCATCACCAAAATTCACGGGTGGTATGGGGAATGAGTTTACCTATAAGAATTTCAGCTTAAATACATTCTTCAATTTTGTATATGGCAGTAAGATTTATAATTCCAACCGGGAAGTATTCGATGCTGATGGCGCATACCCTCAATACAACAGTATGATCTTAAAGGATGGCTGGAACAGGTGGGAAAATCCAGGAGATGTTGCCACACATCCAAAAGCAGTGGTTAATGGTAACAAATTATCCAATAAACCTTCATCAAGATATTTAGAAGATGGTTCTTACCTCAGGTTAAGAAATATTACCCTTGGTTATAGCTTTTCTGATGCGATCACGAAAAGACTTAAAATTTCAAATCTGAGAGTTTATGCCAGTGCAGATAACCTGGTTACTTTCACCAAATTTTCAGGCATGGATCCTGAAGTTGCCGATTTAGATCCTTCTACTATATTCTCTACGCCAAATACAAGTGGGGTAAGCGGCACCAAATACCCGATTAGTAAAAAGATATTATTCGGTGTTAACATAGGCTTTTAA